The following coding sequences are from one Manduca sexta isolate Smith_Timp_Sample1 chromosome 7, JHU_Msex_v1.0, whole genome shotgun sequence window:
- the LOC115450955 gene encoding uncharacterized protein LOC115450955: MRIIYTLLLLYVTFCEGEGVAKNYKKGVNTKRMMGVDAIHDPQTKIDKDTIITRNLKLEKKGQAKTSVQNHKKDIEREPDWSYQPIPPEVSTHVEQFKKNMTECLKEVQANDKRPVKRLSPKTESPIHGECLIACVLKRNGVIDNGKINKNNLLTLVSKFYAKDTKLMKKLDKNLEHCIEISTRNRDECVLASQLNACTNDLMASNKHKIIVNY, from the exons ATGCGCATAATTTATACTCTTTTGCTTTTGTATGTAACATTTTGCGAAGGTGAAGGGGttgcaaaaaattacaaaaagggAGTAAATACAAAGCGTATGATGGGCGTCGACGCTATACATGACCCACAAACGAAAATCGATAAAGACACGATTATAACTAGAAACTTGAAGTTAGAAAAAAAAGGTCAAGCTAAAACAT CCGTGCAAAATCACAAGAAAGACATCGAACGAGAGCCGGACTGGTCCTATCAGCCCATACCTCCAGAGGTGTCTACCCACGTCGAGCAATTCAAGAAAAACATGACCGAATGCCTCAAGGAAGTACAGGCCAATGACAAACGTCCTGTTAAACGATTGTCCCCAAAAACAGAATCTCCAATCCACGGCGAATGTCTTATTGCGTGCGTTTTAAAAAGAAACGGAGTTATCGACAATGGCAagattaataaaa ataatcTATTGACATTGGTAAGCAAATTCTACGCCAAAGATACAAAACTCATGAAAAAGTTGGACAAGAATTTGGAACATTGTATAGAAATTAGCACACGAAACCGAGACGAGTGTGTGCTGGCATCCCAGCTAAACGCGTGCACCAATGATCTCATGGctagtaacaaacataaaatcattGTAAACTATTAA
- the LOC115450956 gene encoding myotubularin-related protein 6 isoform X1, which produces MALSSLHPSNMLGELGRLANWLRGDCLAPEEYAGLAVTEKLENVQLLDKYNLRNPSKGTLYFATTHLIFVDHEMRKETWILLTHISSVERLPITTAGSPLLVRTKTFQSLFFVIPRERDCHEMHQTLLRLSQPVHIDELYCFHYKSTPDDLPKSAGWNFFDTQTEFQRMNVPNDQWVLCTANKDYELCDTYPSEIYVPARASTAVLLGSASFRSRGRLPVLAYLHHNKAAIARCSQPLSGFSARCMEDEQMLDLIRRANPNCGYMYVVDTRPRINAMVNRAAGKGYENEAFYENIKFQFMGIGNIHVMRKSLQKLVETCDQNTPTMSSFLSGLESSGWLKHIKSILDTSWWMSCAIARGVSVCVHCSDGWDRTAQVCSLAALCLEPHYRTINGYQALIEKDWLSFGHKFTARCGHIACDGRERSPVFTQLLDCTWQLLRQRPEAFQFNERFLLTLHDHAHACQYGTFVGNCEKDRRDLRLPERTFSLWGYMASHLNEYKNPLYNPKAHPDVLKPDLSAQSIRFWRGMYCRHEGGVHPREPLADLLPAAVDHCSALDHHINYLAKRINTFKNLLSGKKADRSKETAVVNYQNGNVNTVEIETKIETMQIDNKLLYESGGTLSELECANHDHPLKEVIAPAQIKPSKIPLITEKLDESIPASLAQLEQEVNTVALDWKSVKNVTECSCSTPLDHYSRKHHCWGCGRCVCTRCVCRRAALPALSWPRAVPLCAACDAADEPPPHAHQIATNAN; this is translated from the exons CTGGAAAATGTACAACTACTGGATAAGTACAACCTGCGGAACCCTTCGAAGGGCACGCTCTACTTCGCCACGACACATCTCATATTTGTCGACCATGAGATGAGGAAGGAGACGTGG ATACTCTTGACGCACATATCTTCGGTGGAGCGGCTGCCCATCACGACCGCAGGGTCTCCGCTACTCGTGCGCACGAAGACATTCCAGTCTTTGTTCTTCGTGATCCCGCGCGAGAGAGATTGTCATGAGATGCACCAGACCCTACTGCGACTGAGTCAGCCTG TTCACATCGACGAGCTTTATTGCTTCCATTACAAATCGACGCCAGACGACCTCCCCAAGTCGGCTGGGTGGAACTTCTTCGACACACAGACCGAGTTTCAGAGGATGAACGTGCCAAACGATCAGTGGGTGCTGTGTACGGCCAATAAAGATTATGAG CTATGCGACACGTATCCAAGCGAAATATACGTGCCGGCTCGCGCATCCACCGCTGTTCTGCTGGGAAGCGCTAGTTTCCGGTCTCGCGGTCGACTCCCGGTCCTCGCTTACCTTCACCACAATAAAGCGGCTATAGCGCGCTGCAGTCAGCCGCTGAGCGGGTTCTCGGCCAG ATGCATGGAAGATGAACAGATGTTGGATTTGATCAGACGCGCGAATCCTAACTGCGGATATATGTACGTGGTGGACACACGACCTAGG ATCAACGCAATGGTGAATCGTGCGGCGGGCAAGGGTTATGAAAACGAGGCGTTCTATGAGAACATCAAGTTCCAGTTCATGGGCATAGGAAACATACACGTGATGAGGAAGAGTTTGCAGAAGTTGGTTGAAA CGTGTGATCAAAACACTCCAACAATGTCATCGTTTTTGAGCGGCTTGGAGTCTTCCGGCTGGCTGAAGCATATCAA GTCGATCCTGGACACGTCGTGGTGGATGTCGTGCGCGATCGCCCGCGGCGTGAGCGTGTGCGTGCACTGCAGCGACGGGTGGGACCGCACGGCGCAGGTGTGCTCGCTCGCCGCGCTGTGCCTCGAGCCGCACTACCGCACCATCAACGGATACCAG GCGCTGATTGAGAAGGACTGGCTGTCGTTCGGTCACAAGTTCACAGCCCGGTGCGGGCACATCGCATGCGACGGCCGCGAGCGTTCGCCCGTCTTCACACAACTCCTGGACTGCACGTGGCAACTGCTCCGGCAGAGACCTGAG GCGTTCCAGTTCAACGAGAGATTTCTGTTGACGTTGCACGACCACGCGCATGCGTGTCAGTATGGCACGTTCGTCGGCAACTGCGAGAAGGACCGACGGGATCTtag ATTGCCGGAGCGTACATTCTCGCTATGGGGCTACATGGCGAGCCATCTCAACGAGTACAAGAATCCCCTGTACAACCCCAAGGCACATCCCGATGTATTGAAACCGGATTTGAGCGCTCAGAGTATAAG GTTCTGGCGCGGCATGTACTGCCGGCACGAGGGCGGCGTGCACCCGCGCGAGCCGCTGGCGGACCTGCTGCCCGCCGCCGTGGACCACTGCTCCGCGCTCGACCACCACATCAACTACCTCGCCAAG AGAATAAACACGTTCAAGAATCTTCTATCAGGCAAGAAGGCTGACAGGAGCAAGGAGACCGCGGTGGTCAACTATCAGAACGGAAATGTGAACACCGTCGAAATCGAGACCAAGATTGAGACAATGCAGATCGATAATAA ATTACTGTACGAGTCCGGAGGAACGCTGTCTGAACTGGAGTGCGCCAACCACGATCATCCTTTGAAAGAAGTGATTGCGCCTGCGCAGATTAAGCCCAGCAAAATCCCGCTCATCACTGAG AAGTTGGACGAGTCGATACCGGCGAGCCTGGCGCAGCTCGAGCAGGAGGTGAACACGGTCGCGTTGGACTGGAAAAGTGTCAAGAACGTCACCGAGTGCAGCTGCTCCACGCCGCTCGACCACTATAGTAGAAAG CACCACTGCTGGGGCTGCGGGCGCTGCGTGTGCACGCGCTGCGTGTGCCGGCGCGCGGCGCTGCCGGCGCTGTCGTGGCCGCGCGCCGTGCCGCTGTGCGCCGCCTGCGACGCCGCCGACGAgccgccgccgcacgcgcacC aAATAGCCACTAACGCCAACTAA
- the LOC115450956 gene encoding myotubularin-related protein 6 isoform X2: protein MDIIQTPKLENVQLLDKYNLRNPSKGTLYFATTHLIFVDHEMRKETWILLTHISSVERLPITTAGSPLLVRTKTFQSLFFVIPRERDCHEMHQTLLRLSQPVHIDELYCFHYKSTPDDLPKSAGWNFFDTQTEFQRMNVPNDQWVLCTANKDYELCDTYPSEIYVPARASTAVLLGSASFRSRGRLPVLAYLHHNKAAIARCSQPLSGFSARCMEDEQMLDLIRRANPNCGYMYVVDTRPRINAMVNRAAGKGYENEAFYENIKFQFMGIGNIHVMRKSLQKLVETCDQNTPTMSSFLSGLESSGWLKHIKSILDTSWWMSCAIARGVSVCVHCSDGWDRTAQVCSLAALCLEPHYRTINGYQALIEKDWLSFGHKFTARCGHIACDGRERSPVFTQLLDCTWQLLRQRPEAFQFNERFLLTLHDHAHACQYGTFVGNCEKDRRDLRLPERTFSLWGYMASHLNEYKNPLYNPKAHPDVLKPDLSAQSIRFWRGMYCRHEGGVHPREPLADLLPAAVDHCSALDHHINYLAKRINTFKNLLSGKKADRSKETAVVNYQNGNVNTVEIETKIETMQIDNKLLYESGGTLSELECANHDHPLKEVIAPAQIKPSKIPLITEKLDESIPASLAQLEQEVNTVALDWKSVKNVTECSCSTPLDHYSRKHHCWGCGRCVCTRCVCRRAALPALSWPRAVPLCAACDAADEPPPHAHQIATNAN from the exons CTGGAAAATGTACAACTACTGGATAAGTACAACCTGCGGAACCCTTCGAAGGGCACGCTCTACTTCGCCACGACACATCTCATATTTGTCGACCATGAGATGAGGAAGGAGACGTGG ATACTCTTGACGCACATATCTTCGGTGGAGCGGCTGCCCATCACGACCGCAGGGTCTCCGCTACTCGTGCGCACGAAGACATTCCAGTCTTTGTTCTTCGTGATCCCGCGCGAGAGAGATTGTCATGAGATGCACCAGACCCTACTGCGACTGAGTCAGCCTG TTCACATCGACGAGCTTTATTGCTTCCATTACAAATCGACGCCAGACGACCTCCCCAAGTCGGCTGGGTGGAACTTCTTCGACACACAGACCGAGTTTCAGAGGATGAACGTGCCAAACGATCAGTGGGTGCTGTGTACGGCCAATAAAGATTATGAG CTATGCGACACGTATCCAAGCGAAATATACGTGCCGGCTCGCGCATCCACCGCTGTTCTGCTGGGAAGCGCTAGTTTCCGGTCTCGCGGTCGACTCCCGGTCCTCGCTTACCTTCACCACAATAAAGCGGCTATAGCGCGCTGCAGTCAGCCGCTGAGCGGGTTCTCGGCCAG ATGCATGGAAGATGAACAGATGTTGGATTTGATCAGACGCGCGAATCCTAACTGCGGATATATGTACGTGGTGGACACACGACCTAGG ATCAACGCAATGGTGAATCGTGCGGCGGGCAAGGGTTATGAAAACGAGGCGTTCTATGAGAACATCAAGTTCCAGTTCATGGGCATAGGAAACATACACGTGATGAGGAAGAGTTTGCAGAAGTTGGTTGAAA CGTGTGATCAAAACACTCCAACAATGTCATCGTTTTTGAGCGGCTTGGAGTCTTCCGGCTGGCTGAAGCATATCAA GTCGATCCTGGACACGTCGTGGTGGATGTCGTGCGCGATCGCCCGCGGCGTGAGCGTGTGCGTGCACTGCAGCGACGGGTGGGACCGCACGGCGCAGGTGTGCTCGCTCGCCGCGCTGTGCCTCGAGCCGCACTACCGCACCATCAACGGATACCAG GCGCTGATTGAGAAGGACTGGCTGTCGTTCGGTCACAAGTTCACAGCCCGGTGCGGGCACATCGCATGCGACGGCCGCGAGCGTTCGCCCGTCTTCACACAACTCCTGGACTGCACGTGGCAACTGCTCCGGCAGAGACCTGAG GCGTTCCAGTTCAACGAGAGATTTCTGTTGACGTTGCACGACCACGCGCATGCGTGTCAGTATGGCACGTTCGTCGGCAACTGCGAGAAGGACCGACGGGATCTtag ATTGCCGGAGCGTACATTCTCGCTATGGGGCTACATGGCGAGCCATCTCAACGAGTACAAGAATCCCCTGTACAACCCCAAGGCACATCCCGATGTATTGAAACCGGATTTGAGCGCTCAGAGTATAAG GTTCTGGCGCGGCATGTACTGCCGGCACGAGGGCGGCGTGCACCCGCGCGAGCCGCTGGCGGACCTGCTGCCCGCCGCCGTGGACCACTGCTCCGCGCTCGACCACCACATCAACTACCTCGCCAAG AGAATAAACACGTTCAAGAATCTTCTATCAGGCAAGAAGGCTGACAGGAGCAAGGAGACCGCGGTGGTCAACTATCAGAACGGAAATGTGAACACCGTCGAAATCGAGACCAAGATTGAGACAATGCAGATCGATAATAA ATTACTGTACGAGTCCGGAGGAACGCTGTCTGAACTGGAGTGCGCCAACCACGATCATCCTTTGAAAGAAGTGATTGCGCCTGCGCAGATTAAGCCCAGCAAAATCCCGCTCATCACTGAG AAGTTGGACGAGTCGATACCGGCGAGCCTGGCGCAGCTCGAGCAGGAGGTGAACACGGTCGCGTTGGACTGGAAAAGTGTCAAGAACGTCACCGAGTGCAGCTGCTCCACGCCGCTCGACCACTATAGTAGAAAG CACCACTGCTGGGGCTGCGGGCGCTGCGTGTGCACGCGCTGCGTGTGCCGGCGCGCGGCGCTGCCGGCGCTGTCGTGGCCGCGCGCCGTGCCGCTGTGCGCCGCCTGCGACGCCGCCGACGAgccgccgccgcacgcgcacC aAATAGCCACTAACGCCAACTAA
- the LOC115450956 gene encoding myotubularin-related protein 6 isoform X3, which yields MALSSLHPSNMLGELGRLANWLRGDCLAPEEYAGLAVTEKLENVQLLDKYNLRNPSKGTLYFATTHLIFVDHEMRKETWILLTHISSVERLPITTAGSPLLVRTKTFQSLFFVIPRERDCHEMHQTLLRLSQPVHIDELYCFHYKSTPDDLPKSAGWNFFDTQTEFQRMNVPNDQWVLCTANKDYELCDTYPSEIYVPARASTAVLLGSASFRSRGRLPVLAYLHHNKAAIARCSQPLSGFSARCMEDEQMLDLIRRANPNCGYMYVVDTRPRINAMVNRAAGKGYENEAFYENIKFQFMGIGNIHVMRKSLQKLVETCDQNTPTMSSFLSGLESSGWLKHIKSILDTSWWMSCAIARGVSVCVHCSDGWDRTAQVCSLAALCLEPHYRTINGYQALIEKDWLSFGHKFTARCGHIACDGRERSPVFTQLLDCTWQLLRQRPEAFQFNERFLLTLHDHAHACQYGTFVGNCEKDRRDLRLPERTFSLWGYMASHLNEYKNPLYNPKAHPDVLKPDLSAQSIRFWRGMYCRHEGGVHPREPLADLLPAAVDHCSALDHHINYLAKRINTFKNLLSGKKADRSKETAVVNYQNGNVNTVEIETKIETMQIDNKLLYESGGTLSELECANHDHPLKEVIAPAQIKPSKIPLITEKLDESIPASLAQLEQEVNTVALDWKSVKNVTECSCSTPLDHYSRKK from the exons CTGGAAAATGTACAACTACTGGATAAGTACAACCTGCGGAACCCTTCGAAGGGCACGCTCTACTTCGCCACGACACATCTCATATTTGTCGACCATGAGATGAGGAAGGAGACGTGG ATACTCTTGACGCACATATCTTCGGTGGAGCGGCTGCCCATCACGACCGCAGGGTCTCCGCTACTCGTGCGCACGAAGACATTCCAGTCTTTGTTCTTCGTGATCCCGCGCGAGAGAGATTGTCATGAGATGCACCAGACCCTACTGCGACTGAGTCAGCCTG TTCACATCGACGAGCTTTATTGCTTCCATTACAAATCGACGCCAGACGACCTCCCCAAGTCGGCTGGGTGGAACTTCTTCGACACACAGACCGAGTTTCAGAGGATGAACGTGCCAAACGATCAGTGGGTGCTGTGTACGGCCAATAAAGATTATGAG CTATGCGACACGTATCCAAGCGAAATATACGTGCCGGCTCGCGCATCCACCGCTGTTCTGCTGGGAAGCGCTAGTTTCCGGTCTCGCGGTCGACTCCCGGTCCTCGCTTACCTTCACCACAATAAAGCGGCTATAGCGCGCTGCAGTCAGCCGCTGAGCGGGTTCTCGGCCAG ATGCATGGAAGATGAACAGATGTTGGATTTGATCAGACGCGCGAATCCTAACTGCGGATATATGTACGTGGTGGACACACGACCTAGG ATCAACGCAATGGTGAATCGTGCGGCGGGCAAGGGTTATGAAAACGAGGCGTTCTATGAGAACATCAAGTTCCAGTTCATGGGCATAGGAAACATACACGTGATGAGGAAGAGTTTGCAGAAGTTGGTTGAAA CGTGTGATCAAAACACTCCAACAATGTCATCGTTTTTGAGCGGCTTGGAGTCTTCCGGCTGGCTGAAGCATATCAA GTCGATCCTGGACACGTCGTGGTGGATGTCGTGCGCGATCGCCCGCGGCGTGAGCGTGTGCGTGCACTGCAGCGACGGGTGGGACCGCACGGCGCAGGTGTGCTCGCTCGCCGCGCTGTGCCTCGAGCCGCACTACCGCACCATCAACGGATACCAG GCGCTGATTGAGAAGGACTGGCTGTCGTTCGGTCACAAGTTCACAGCCCGGTGCGGGCACATCGCATGCGACGGCCGCGAGCGTTCGCCCGTCTTCACACAACTCCTGGACTGCACGTGGCAACTGCTCCGGCAGAGACCTGAG GCGTTCCAGTTCAACGAGAGATTTCTGTTGACGTTGCACGACCACGCGCATGCGTGTCAGTATGGCACGTTCGTCGGCAACTGCGAGAAGGACCGACGGGATCTtag ATTGCCGGAGCGTACATTCTCGCTATGGGGCTACATGGCGAGCCATCTCAACGAGTACAAGAATCCCCTGTACAACCCCAAGGCACATCCCGATGTATTGAAACCGGATTTGAGCGCTCAGAGTATAAG GTTCTGGCGCGGCATGTACTGCCGGCACGAGGGCGGCGTGCACCCGCGCGAGCCGCTGGCGGACCTGCTGCCCGCCGCCGTGGACCACTGCTCCGCGCTCGACCACCACATCAACTACCTCGCCAAG AGAATAAACACGTTCAAGAATCTTCTATCAGGCAAGAAGGCTGACAGGAGCAAGGAGACCGCGGTGGTCAACTATCAGAACGGAAATGTGAACACCGTCGAAATCGAGACCAAGATTGAGACAATGCAGATCGATAATAA ATTACTGTACGAGTCCGGAGGAACGCTGTCTGAACTGGAGTGCGCCAACCACGATCATCCTTTGAAAGAAGTGATTGCGCCTGCGCAGATTAAGCCCAGCAAAATCCCGCTCATCACTGAG AAGTTGGACGAGTCGATACCGGCGAGCCTGGCGCAGCTCGAGCAGGAGGTGAACACGGTCGCGTTGGACTGGAAAAGTGTCAAGAACGTCACCGAGTGCAGCTGCTCCACGCCGCTCGACCACTATAGTAGAAAG aAATAG